GAAAGGCTATTGGGGCATTTTCTCATCCGAAAATGCGCAAAGCTTTAGAGTATTTCACCACTTCAATTCAGAGTGAAATGCTTTACAAAATGCCGATCTTCAATTCTACATCAACCGATCAGTAAAAATAGTTGACTGGTCAGAACAACACCTGTGGAGCATGAGAAGCGCATGTCCAAGATTTTCTCACGTTTTATGAAAGATGAATCCGGTGCAACGGCCATCGAATACGGCCTGATCGCCGCTCTGATTTCCGTGGCACTCGTCGCTGGCGCGACCACACTCGGTACAAGCATTGGCAACACCTTTAATAACCTGACAACGCAGATGAATAAGGGTGCGGACGCAACCAAATAAGCTTGAAACGAGCAGCCTCAAGGCTACAAGAGCCGCCTCGCAAGGGCGGCTTTTCTCTTTGCTGTCGCTGGAGAGCCTGCCCTAAATATTTCCCGCCCCGAATATTCTGAGCGAGCAGTATTTTCAGTCCAGAGAATGATTCGGTAATGGCTTTACGCCATGGTCGATTTACTAAAATCACGTCATCAAAGGGTTCATCCGCCATGCTGGCTGTTACGCTGTCACTGATCATGCCTCTTTGTCTGGCACTCGCGGCCTTTACCGATCTGTTCGAGATGAAGATCCCCAATGCGATCCCCCTTGTGCTGCTTATCGGTTTTGCCGCCCTCGCCCTGGTGTTGGGCCTGCCTATAGGATTGGCCGGTCTGCATCTCACGGCGGGTCTGATCGTGTTTTTCGGTTGTTTCACGCTGTTTGCCGTCAATGTCATGGGCGGCGGCGATGCCAAGCTTTTGACGGCTGCTGCCGTCTGGTATGGTTTCAATATCAGCCTGGTGGAATTTTTGATTGAAGTCGCGGTGTTTGGCGGCGTGCTGACCCTGATGATCCTGGCTTTGCGCAGCCAGGCCAATACCGTAATGGCCCTTGGACTGCGCCTGCCGCGCTCGCTGATTGTCGAGAAAAAAATCCCCTATGGTATTGCCATTGCCATTGGCGGTTTTTGCAGTTTCCTCAGTGCACCAGTGGTGACATTGGCCTTGGCGACAGTTTCGCCGAAATAAATTCGGCAATATTTTGTTAACCACGCCAGTAAGGCGGTTGTTA
The nucleotide sequence above comes from Agrobacterium vitis. Encoded proteins:
- a CDS encoding Flp family type IVb pilin, which gives rise to MSKIFSRFMKDESGATAIEYGLIAALISVALVAGATTLGTSIGNTFNNLTTQMNKGADATK
- a CDS encoding A24 family peptidase encodes the protein MLAVTLSLIMPLCLALAAFTDLFEMKIPNAIPLVLLIGFAALALVLGLPIGLAGLHLTAGLIVFFGCFTLFAVNVMGGGDAKLLTAAAVWYGFNISLVEFLIEVAVFGGVLTLMILALRSQANTVMALGLRLPRSLIVEKKIPYGIAIAIGGFCSFLSAPVVTLALATVSPK